TCTCGACTAATATTGACAAGATTGAAAAGGCAATATCGGACATGGCAAAGACAGCTGAAAATTCTTTGTTTGCAGTGAAATGTTCAAAAAATACTCCTTTCGCAGGTCACAGTACTTGTGGGGCCTAATGCTGATATGTATTTACCAATATAACAAGTTCAAAAGATGTGACATAGCACCCCACTTGTCCACAGTCTTGTTTGAAGTTGTACCAGTTTTCCCTCTTCAGTCCGCCATGTTGTTTACACGTTGGCTAGTGTCCAGTGGCTTACCCACGAATTAGTTACCCTATCTCCAAAGGAATATGGCTACTTATACAAGTACCTTGGGttgcataaaaatgaaaacttcatatTCAAAcgaaaatttgaagaaataaaaacaacattggATCCCTTTTGGTTTTAAGCAGATATACAAAGCAAATGTCCATGTAGATATGTTCCGATATTTCCAGGAGATAATTCATGAGAATACAATATATTGAAAAATGATGGCTAAAATACGAACACCAAAATAACATTAGCAGATCTTAGATTCCCAGGCTTACATCTTACTTTATTATCTAATTCGACAATTAACCCATATCTAAGTTGAGTAAATTTAAGATCATTCAGGCTTGAAAACATTATTACAGCAATTTCGGCCAGACAAAGGCCGCGCGGGGAGGAATTTCGGGGATGATGAAATTTTCACCTGCCGACTCGCATAGCAACAGTTTGTGGAATCTAAGGCGCTGCATGGTCCTTGTCTCTTTTCAATCCTGTTTGCACCCTGATGGTAGAATAGTCGGCATTTCCTGCCAGTCTGTGCTGAGTAACTATTGGAGTACCCCATCCACCCCAAACCCCATGCCCACGTGGGGCAAAATCGACTTAGAAAACGTCACCTCACGAAAACGTCTTATGCTTTTGTCCATCGGGACAATTACGTTCTGCAACAGCTGTAGGGTACATGCACTGGGGATATggaaagaaacacaaagaatTGAAAAGGCAAACAAACGCATATTGGGATTGGGTTAATAACGTTTGTGAAACATAAAGAGAATATCTGGTTAATTCAGTTAGCCCcaataatatttaaataaacttaAACTGAAAATGATACGGTGCCACATATACAGGTTTTGTGTCCTTCGTTTTTAATTCAGTTACATAGCTTTTGCCAGGTTTCGTCTCAACCCGTAAAGTATTTGTTGATAATGTTGTTAAATTATTAGGATAAATTAACTAATTATTCGTTTTATGACAAACTGTATCTAAATATAAGAGAATTTTTTGTGCAAACAGGTTTTCGTTTTTATATCCTGTGAGCTTATATATCCTTTCTCGGTTAGGCTTTTATACAAATCGTCATCGTCATCAATTTATGCGTACTTGCATAAATGTAGGAACTTAGAATTCAGTGgattatttgtaaattttgtgGAATAATTCTTCTCAAATGACCACCAGCTTGTGTCTACTTTGGAGCGTAAGGTGGTAGGCTGTTTAACCACCCGCTGTCTGTAAAACACGTTCTGTTTTAAACCGTTAAGCTTATTCGCAGCTGTCACTTGTCGCTATAGGGAGTCACGTGACCAGGCCTTTTAAGTGTCCATGTTGAATCAGGAAGGTCCTGTTCCAAGGATTCTCTCATTTTCTCGATATAAAGCCGACGTCTAAAGAACTTCAAACATTGAACTGCTGACAGAGGGGAGAACATGGGAAGTAAGTAACATttatgtcatgtatatataagtatacgAATGTTGTAACATAGCTTTCGTGGTAAAAACAGTGGGTAACCGGCTCTGGACTACTCGTGTACACGTACAGGCGTGCCGAATGCTTACGTGGCCTAAATCTTCCTGTCATTTTATCGCATATAGCTTTCTTTCAGTGTTTGGGCGGAATATGGATGGGAATAATCATATTATATGGTAGATCTAAAGCGATGAGAACATTAATTGagtgttattttatgtttttcagtaaaatttttggAGTTTGTGCGGCCGTTCTGTGCAGTATTGCCAGAAATCGCCAAGCCGGATAGAAAGGTGAGAAGAtcaagtttattattattaaaaagtcGTGTTGTGTTTTACTTTACTGATTCATACTTTACCTTACTGATTCATACTTTACCTTAGGACTGTCTATAATAATTGTCTGATGGCACAATATTGAACTCTTGAAAGTAAACATAGAAAAATAGGACAAGATGATTTGTCGCCAAACTGTTGCAAACTGGTACATGTGTTCAACGTGTTTCTCCTGTATTGCTATGCTAGTTCtgtccagttacatgtaggcaAGCTTTGATCATCGTGAATTTCCCAAACATTCCAAAGTGTATTTATACCAAGTTgacataaaattacatgtatttatgggtggattatttcaaaaaattctTATTATTCTGGTAACAAGACATCTGTTTTAACAACATCTGAATAAGATATAATTTCCTGTGCATCAGCTTctatgtaaacatatatttccTCTGCTGAGATACATTGGATTGTGTTGCCTGTAACTTTTGTGTATGCAGTTAAGCAATGATCATGTAGGCCAGAGTAGCGTAAACCTATGGCTTCTAACTTATGCTGAAATGCTAAAGTTGTGTGTggtagcattatggttgaaaagATTATCCTCTTaaggtttattttttcaaacttttttcaaacttttacaaGTTTAGTTTTGATTTCACATCTTGTCCTGACATGTGAAGTGTATTTTGTTCTGTGTTGTAGAAAGTGATGCAATTTAGATTGAGTTTCACCTGAATGCAGTTGTATTGATTCATTGACTTCTTCTCTTGGGTTAAAAGTTGGTTACTACATATTGATGAATGTGTTGCAAGAGTCATATGTTCTGGAAATGCAGTTATGCTGTGTAGTCTTcaatgtatttttctgtatgAGTACCAATGATTTTGCTGTTCATTTCCCGtcttctggaaaaaaaaatgtaataagcTTGAAGGTGGAATCCtttgcaaatttattttaaaaaaggttAACACATGCACTTGTAATGTATATTATCACCCTGATTTGTCCAATATTATGAGATCaaaacaggtgttttttttgtgtatatattaatgTGCATACTAGCTACATTCTGGAttggattattttcatgttcTTTGTTTCCATCAAGGACTTGGACATAGCTAAACCAGTTGCTACTAAGGGAGGTCTCATGCTAGGTGTATTAATCTCCCACATATGCTGACATGGCAGCTATTGTCTGGTAAATTAGCAGGGGGTTCTAAGACCCCACCCTGTCTTGTTTTGTCCCTCTCCCCTCCCAAACTTAATGCTGGATTAAATGGGCAAAGGTGCCAGCACAGCTGCCAGAAAGCGCTTACATGTGTTATTGTATAGAAAAAGTTTAGTTCTTAAGTATCCTCAGACACCAAGTCTGGCCACTCTTTGGTCACATCTTAAGTTAATTGTGCTTAGATACCTAGATCTAAAACTGGTAACGATTATGTGCAGAGACATACCAGTTATTCCAATTTTTACATGAAGCATTTTGAGCATGATCTTCAACCCATTGCagaagtcaaaaaaaaaaaaataataaaaaaaaaatactatcaAGAAGACTAACTGTAGTTttccaaaatattattttgcacAAAGCTGTTTAGGGGCCAGTTCAAAAGTGTATAATGAGTgaaatgaagaagtaaatttagTCTGAATTGGAGTTTATTTGTTTAGTCTCTTTTGTATTcctgtaaaaatgcatgtttttaccTTGTAAACTTTAATGCAGCATGGTATGTTACCTACAGGTGAGACTATACACCATAAGCCATGTCACATCCAGCAATACAAAGTGAAACTCTTATACGAAAACTAAACTCGATGACACGTCCAAAAATATTCTTCCAGAGTTTCTATGCATGCCTTCAAATTGTTTTTACATTATCGGCCCTAATCTGTTGTTTATCCCTGTTGTATAAACCCACAACTCCTCTTCTTCAGATCCAGTTCAGAGAAAAGGTGCTATGGACAGCCATCACACTATTTATATTCTTGGTCTGCTGTCAGGTAACTATGAAGACTTTTATTGTAACCAGACATTTTAAACTACATGCATTAAGGTTTAAATTTATGTAACGCATGTAGTTTAATATTTCGTTTGTGCAGACTCAGTTTGCTCTACTTTAAATAGCTTTTGCTAAAATGGTGCATAAAAAATTGGGAACAGTGTAGTATAAGATTATTTACAAGTGATTGCAAcattgttttaaacaaatacaatacaTATGTATCTTACAGTGCACTGTCAGGTTTTAGCCGATATACTCAATAGCAATCTCTGTCAGTAATGTCTCATTGAGTCCATGTTTTGGGTTTCAGATTCCATTATTTGGAATCATGTCATCAGACTCAGCAGACCCGTTCTACTGGATCAGGGTAATTCTGGCTTCCAACAGAGGTGAGGAGAAGTGTATAATGTCTTTGAACTTTGGGAGAAATTGTCTGTAATAGATCTTTCAGTTTGTGTCAGAATGGGTCTCTGTCAAAACAGTTGGTTGTAGTTGGTTGcatttaaagttaattttaGGAGCTTATTATAGCTTCCCCCAATAATGTACGATTGAAGTTCATTATAATGGATTCTAAATTGAAACTTTATAGATCTTGACATAAAATTTTCTACTAATTTTACTGTCAACCTTGAATAGGTGAAAAATTTAGTTTTGTTATGTAGATATGTTGTTCTACTATGTTGATTAAATTTCCAGGTACATTGATGGAGTTGGGTATCACTCCCATCGTTACTTCTGGTCTCATCATGCAGCTCTTGGCTGGAGCTAAGATCATTGAAGTTGGAGATACTCCCAAGGACAGAGCCCTCTTCAATGGAGCGCAGAAGTGTAAGTATTTAGACTAATGTATTTGCCCTTAGAGATCACCTGAATAAAAGCGTCCTTAGTGGtaaataaaggtaaaaaatattaccttttgtgctgaaactaCAATTTTAGCAGGATATCATCCTCACCTCATACAAACAAATGTCTAAAACTTTTACCATTTGAAAGATAAAAACAGCTCTCAGAAACAGgcagtaatttttaaaaaatgatatgaAATACACTGCTTTGCAGTAGATTACAGTAGTGAGTGTAACAACAAATCAAAAGTAAATTTTGGTTTCTACCTCTACCCAGGAAGTCTATGAgttgaataaattaaatatttgctaCCAATTAAATTCTTTGTAGACTTCTGTGGCATGAATCTTATAAGTAATTCTCATCCTCTTTTGTGATTTGATTGCAAAGGGAAAACtgaagttatatttttatttgtccCCAGTGTTTGGTATGATCATCACAGTTGGTCAGGCCATTGTTTATGTTATGACTGGAATGTATGGAGACCCTGCCGAAATTGGGGCTGGAGTCTGCCTTCTTATCATTATTCAGGTAAGAACAAGCAAACTTTTACGTGCGATCTGTTTCGTTTGACACTATTTTGGCAGTGAAAAGGGACACATAGACATTAGTTTGAGCTTCTGACATATACATAATTGATTATGATACATAGTAAGAATAATCTTGGGATCTATTAAGCATGTTTAATACAAGTATCTGAAACAAAGCTGAATGGTTTAAAAAACAGTGTTCTTAAAATTGTAGATTTCTCGAATTACATTTTGCAGCATTCATCAATTGGGGAACTTTTTTTCGTCCGATATATACTTGattaatgtatataatattgaATGTGGCTGCAGAGTATTATAAGCTGCCATTCTATTTTCTTTGTTGCAGTTGTTTGTTGCTGGTcttattgtgttgttgttggatGAACTGCTGCAGAAGGGCTATGGTCTTGGCTCTGGAATCTCACTTTTCATTGCCACCAACATTTGTGAGACAATTGTCTGGAAGGCCTTCAGTCCTGCGACTGTTAACACTGGCAAAGGTAGGGACCAAAGTTCTTTTGTGTGCCTAATAAACAGACATGTGATTTTGTGTGAATTCGCAGaattccacttttttttttttttttttacaaatccaTTATTCTATTTGCAACAACTCAAAGTATTTataggaaagaaaaacaatgtgtTTATGGTTATGAACTAGAATAATCAACTCAGAGCCTTTACAACTTCAGTAGTGTGCTTCAGCGCCACTTACTTGTGGTAATATTAAATTTTAGCaatgatatatatgttttgtatgaGGTGACGAAACAATACCCCGCATAGCATAAATTCTGATTTTTTCCTTGGCCATAGTGACGCCCCTAAGTAAAGGCTAGCTGGTCACTGCTCTTCACAAATGACATCATTTGGGCACGAGAGCTTGTTTTATCTGGGACGTTACATATTTTTGCATTGTAAAAAGTCACGCTGTTTGATAATGCCTTAATCTTTAATTAATAAGATAGGAATAATGATGTAATGAAAGTTGTTTTCTAAGATGATGGATACTATTTATTCAAGCATCTGTCTACTTTTATTTATgccatgacattttttttttttttttttttttttttgcgaacAGGTACTGAGTTTGAAGGCGCCATCATTGCTCTGTTCCACTTGCTGGCAACTAGGACAGACAAAGTGCGTGCCCTGCGTGAAGCCTTCTACAGACAGAACCTCCCAAACTTGATGAACCTTATGGCAACAATCTTTGTGTTCGCCATCGTGATTTACTTCCAGGTAAGTCCCTCTCACCAACATTCCGTAAGCCTTGTTCCTGTGGTATTATTCACTATTTAGGTCTGGTGTAAATCATTTATAATTTCACAACATCTTTTGTCAACAATCACCCcactataaaatattttatatagcaGGGTAATTAGTTGGTAAAAAATTATGTGAAATGATGGTGATTTATTGTACTTATGACAACTGATAAGTTGAGTAAAGAAACCATTGATACATATTAAGTTTACTGTATTGGAACTTTGAATCtgtaaagaagaaaaacagagACAGAGAAATTCTTTTAATGATTGAAGAAATTATGTTTTCTGGGGACTTCTCATTCCTGCGGGTTAAAATAAGCAGTGTTGCAGAACAACTGTACATTTATCCAGACTTGTTATTTCTTTGTACTtagtacttgtgttttttattgttaATCCAATACAGTGTGTTTGAGGGTATATGCTTTACATGTGAATGCCCTTGCAACTTCCTTcatgaatttttgtttcttcCCATTCAGGGTTTCCGTGTGGATCTGCCAATTAAGTCTGCCCGTTACCGAGGACAGTACAGCTCTTACCCAATCAAACTGTTTTACACCTCCAACATTCCCATCATCCTTCAGAGCGCTCTAGTCTCCAATTTGTATGTTATTTCTCAGGTAAAGTTCAGTTTTGCTTTAACTGTCTTTTCGTCCTGAAATCAAGATATTCATAGTGactttttcttgtaattttcatgaaataagTCTTATTAGCACATAATAGTGCTAGAAAGGATTTAGCAAATGTGATCTTTTTAAAAACCTTTTTGTCCATTGTTAGGCATCCTTGCTAAAGCAGTAATCACAGAGCGGTTTAGGATCCTTGGCCATTGAGTCGAAAAAATTGCACTGACTATTACTCGTTCATTtgcaaaatggttgaggaattagggtaattttTTTTGACAACTTAAACATGACCCCCAGCATATGAATGAACAGTATACAAGCACTTTGTGAAACCACATTGTGATCAGTAAATGTAAGCATGATTAATgagattttgtttcctttacTTTCAGATGCTTGCGACTAAGTTCAGTGGGAACTTCTTTGTCAATTTATTGGGAGTTTGGGCTGTAAgtgtatttcttaataaccaTTAATGCCTAatatgataatgtatattaatttcattaattttatatGCAAGCAGCAATTCAGCATTTAAGCAAGTATGCTTTTAC
Above is a window of Liolophura sinensis isolate JHLJ2023 chromosome 7, CUHK_Ljap_v2, whole genome shotgun sequence DNA encoding:
- the LOC135469629 gene encoding protein transport protein Sec61 subunit alpha; its protein translation is MGIKFLEFVRPFCAVLPEIAKPDRKIQFREKVLWTAITLFIFLVCCQIPLFGIMSSDSADPFYWIRVILASNRGTLMELGITPIVTSGLIMQLLAGAKIIEVGDTPKDRALFNGAQKLFGMIITVGQAIVYVMTGMYGDPAEIGAGVCLLIIIQLFVAGLIVLLLDELLQKGYGLGSGISLFIATNICETIVWKAFSPATVNTGKGTEFEGAIIALFHLLATRTDKVRALREAFYRQNLPNLMNLMATIFVFAIVIYFQGFRVDLPIKSARYRGQYSSYPIKLFYTSNIPIILQSALVSNLYVISQMLATKFSGNFFVNLLGVWADVGSGGPARSYPIGGLCYYFSPPETLGHVAEDPVHAVLYIVFMLGSCAFFSKTWIEVSGASAKDVAKQLKEQQMVMRGHREKSMIHELNRYIPTAAAFGGLCIGALSVLADFMGAIGSGTGILLAVTIIYQYFEIFVKEQSEMGGMSTLLF